In one Macaca fascicularis isolate 582-1 chromosome 6, T2T-MFA8v1.1 genomic region, the following are encoded:
- the CDK7 gene encoding cyclin-dependent kinase 7 isoform X2, with translation MRSWTSLERDSLPRFTRPEIRIPTKLSPLRKSNLDIDQKLKMLLDAFGHKSNISLVFDFMETDLEVIIKDNSLVLTPSHIKAYMLMTLQGLEYLHQHWILHRDLKPNNLLLDENGVLKLADFGLAKSFGSPNRAYTHQVVTRWYRAPELLFGARMYGVGVDMWAVGCILAELLLRVPFLPGDSDLDQLTRIFETLGTPTEEQWPDMCSLPDYVTFKSFPGIPLHHIFSAAGDDLLDLIQGLFLFNPCARITATQALKMKYFSNRPGPTPGCQLPRPNCPVETLKEQSNPALATKRKRTEALEQGGLPKKLIF, from the exons ATCAAACTTGGACATAGATCAGAAGCTAAAGATG CTCCTTGATGCTTTTGGACATAAATCTAATATTAGCCTTGTCTTTGATTTTATGGAAACTGATCTAGAG GTTATAATAAAGGATAATAGTCTTGTGCTGACACCATCACACATCAAAGCCTACATGTTGATGACTCTTCAAGGATTAGAATATTTACATCAACATTGGATCCTACATAGG GATCTGAAACCAAACAACTTGTTGCTAGATGAAAATGGAGTTCTAAAACTGGCAGATTTTGGCCTGGCCAAATCTTTTGGGAGCCCCAATAGAGCTTATACACATCAGGTTGTAACCAG gtGGTATCGGGCCCCTGAGTTACTATTTGGAGCTAGGATGTATGGTGTGGGTGTGGACATGTGGGCTGTTGGCTGTATATTAGCAGAGTTACTTCTAAGG GTTCCTTTTTTGCCAGGAGATTCAGACCTCGATCAGCTAACAAGAATATTTGAAACTTTGGGCACACCAACTGAGGAACAGTGGCCG gaCATGTGTAGTCTTCCAGATTATGTGACATTTAAGAGTTTCCCTGGAATCCCGTTGCATCACATCTTCAGTGCAGCAGGAGACGACTTACTAGATCTCATACAAGGCTTATTCTTATTTAATCCATGTGCTCGAATTACGGCCACACAG GCACTGAAAATGAAGTATTTCAGTAATCGGCCAGGGCCAACACCTGGATGTCAGCTGCCAAGACCAAACTGCCCAGTGGAAACCTTAAAGGAGCAATCAAATCCGGCTTTGGcgacaaaaaggaaaagaacagaggcCTTAGAACAAG GAGGATTGCCCaagaaactaattttttaa
- the CDK7 gene encoding cyclin-dependent kinase 7 isoform X4, with amino-acid sequence METDLEVIIKDNSLVLTPSHIKAYMLMTLQGLEYLHQHWILHRDLKPNNLLLDENGVLKLADFGLAKSFGSPNRAYTHQVVTRWYRAPELLFGARMYGVGVDMWAVGCILAELLLRVPFLPGDSDLDQLTRIFETLGTPTEEQWPDMCSLPDYVTFKSFPGIPLHHIFSAAGDDLLDLIQGLFLFNPCARITATQALKMKYFSNRPGPTPGCQLPRPNCPVETLKEQSNPALATKRKRTEALEQGGLPKKLIF; translated from the exons ATGGAAACTGATCTAGAG GTTATAATAAAGGATAATAGTCTTGTGCTGACACCATCACACATCAAAGCCTACATGTTGATGACTCTTCAAGGATTAGAATATTTACATCAACATTGGATCCTACATAGG GATCTGAAACCAAACAACTTGTTGCTAGATGAAAATGGAGTTCTAAAACTGGCAGATTTTGGCCTGGCCAAATCTTTTGGGAGCCCCAATAGAGCTTATACACATCAGGTTGTAACCAG gtGGTATCGGGCCCCTGAGTTACTATTTGGAGCTAGGATGTATGGTGTGGGTGTGGACATGTGGGCTGTTGGCTGTATATTAGCAGAGTTACTTCTAAGG GTTCCTTTTTTGCCAGGAGATTCAGACCTCGATCAGCTAACAAGAATATTTGAAACTTTGGGCACACCAACTGAGGAACAGTGGCCG gaCATGTGTAGTCTTCCAGATTATGTGACATTTAAGAGTTTCCCTGGAATCCCGTTGCATCACATCTTCAGTGCAGCAGGAGACGACTTACTAGATCTCATACAAGGCTTATTCTTATTTAATCCATGTGCTCGAATTACGGCCACACAG GCACTGAAAATGAAGTATTTCAGTAATCGGCCAGGGCCAACACCTGGATGTCAGCTGCCAAGACCAAACTGCCCAGTGGAAACCTTAAAGGAGCAATCAAATCCGGCTTTGGcgacaaaaaggaaaagaacagaggcCTTAGAACAAG GAGGATTGCCCaagaaactaattttttaa